The proteins below come from a single Sander lucioperca isolate FBNREF2018 chromosome 20, SLUC_FBN_1.2, whole genome shotgun sequence genomic window:
- the msrb3 gene encoding methionine-R-sulfoxide reductase B3: MFRHSVIPTLPYTNTHSQSVNGTAVVCVSLVSRPDTCRLNTGDTTLLCHRCFSVAAFLCVTVFLMAVLLRRGLFVALHHALGQGSNSVCHPALPAALLGACRTKKTWPVSFPQEELKKRLTPTQYHVTQERGTESAFTGGFTHHKDEGTYTCVVCGAQLFSSNTKFDSGSGWPSFFDLLKEESVTVSDDFSYGMHRVEITCSQCGAHLGHLFDDGPRPTGKRYCVNSASLGFQPNGAPSSTSSSAAEDGAASSSVSNGKTEL, translated from the exons ATGTTCAGGCACTCGGTTATTCCAACCTTaccgtacacaaacacacaca gtcagtcagtcaacgGGACGGCTGTGGTGTGTGTTAGCCTTGTGAGCCGACCTGACACCTGCAGATTGAACACTGGCGACACTACGCTTCTCTGTCACCGTTGCTTTTctgttgctgcttttctctg tgtgactgtgtttctcATGGCCGTCCTCCTCAGACGTGGACTTTTCGTGGCCCTGCATCACGCCCTTGGGCAAGGCAGCAACTCAGTCTGCCACCCTGCACTGCCTGCTGCTCTTCTAG GAGCATGTAGGACTAAGAAGACCTGGCCAGTGAGCTTCCCTCAGGAGGAGCTGAAGAAACGGCTCACACCTACGCAGTACCACGTTACCCAGGAGAGAGGAACGGAGAG TGCCTTCACTGGAGGGTTCACACATCATAAAGATGAGGGGACCTACACTTGTGTTGTCTGCGGGGCCCAGCTGTTCAG CTCAAACACTAAATTTGACTCCGGATCAG GTTGGCCGTCCTTCTTTGACCTTCTGAAGGAAGAGTCCGTCACTGTCTCAGATGATTTCTCCTATGGGATGCACAGAGTGGAGATTACCTGCAGCCAG TGTGGAGCTCACCTGGGACACCTGTTTGATGATGGACCAAGACCCACAGGAAAACGCTACTGCGTCAACTCGGCCTCATTGGGTTTCCAGCCCAATGGCGCCCCCTCCTCTACCTCCAGCTCTGCGGCAGAGGACGGAGCTGCCAGCAGCTCAGTGAGCAATGGGAAGACGGAGCTGTGA